In a single window of the Jaculus jaculus isolate mJacJac1 chromosome 9, mJacJac1.mat.Y.cur, whole genome shotgun sequence genome:
- the LOC101598670 gene encoding alanyl-tRNA editing protein Aarsd1 yields the protein MAFQCQRDSYLREITTAVVSCRPAELQTEGSNGKKEVLSGFHVVLEDTVLFPEGGGQPDDRGTINDISVLRVTRRGAQADHFTQTPLAPGSQVQVRVDWERRFDHMQQHSGQHLITAVADNLFGLKTTSWELGRLRSVIELDNPSVTAEQVAAIEQSVNEKIRDRVPVCVRELSLDDPEVEQVRARGLPDDHAGPIRVVTIEGVDANMCCGTHVSNLSDLQVIKILGTEKGKKNKTNLVFLAGNRVLKWMERSHGTEKALTALLKCGAEDHVEAVKKLQNCTKLLQKNNLNLLRDLAVHLAHSLRNSPDWGAVVLLHRKEGDSEFMNIIANEVGSEETLLFLTVGDEKGAGLFLLAGPAEAVETLGPRVAEVLEGKGAGKKGRFQGKATKMSRRAEVQALLQDYVSTQSSEE from the exons ATGGCGTTCCAGTGTCAGCGCGACAGCTACCTGCGGGAG ATCACCACCGCCGTGGTCTCCTGCCGCCCCGCCGAGCTGCAGACCGAAGGGAGCAACGGCAAGAAAGAGGTGCTCAGTGGCTTCCACGTGGTGCTGGAAGACACGGTGCTTTTCCCCGAGGGCGGGGGCCAG CCTGATGACCGTGGTACTATCAATGACATTTCTGTGCTGAGAGTGACCCGCCGCGGGGCTCAGGCGGATCATTTCACACAGACCCCTCTGGCCCCTGGAAGCCAGGTGCAGGTCCGGGTGGACTGGGAGCGGAGGTTTGACCATATGCAGCAACATTCAG GACAGCATCTCATCACAGCAGTTGCTGACAATCTGTTTGGGCTAAAGACGACGTCATG GGAGTTAGGGAGACTCCGGAGTGTGATTGAGCTGGACAACCCCTCTGTGACTGCAGAGCAAGTTGCTGCCATTGAGCAGAGTGTCAATGAGAAAATCAGAGATCGGGTGCCTGTGTGTGTTCGAGAACTGAGCCTGGATGACCCCGAGGTGGAGCAG GTGAGGGCCCGGGGTTTGCCAGATGACCATGCTGGGCCCATTCGAGTTGTTACCATCGAGGGTGTTGATGCCAACATGTGCTGTGGGACCCATGTGAGCAATCTGAGTGACCTGCAG GTCATTAAGATTCTGGGCactgagaaggggaagaagaacaAAACCAATCTGGTGTTTCTGGCTGGGAACCGGGTGCTGAAGTGGATGGAGAGGAGTCATGGGACTGAGAAAGCACTCACCGCCCTGCTGAA GTGTGGAGCAGAGGATCACGTGGAGGCTGTGAAGAAGCTCCAGAACTGCACCAAGCTCCTGCAGAAG AACAACCTGAACCTGCTCAGAGACCTGGCTGTGCACCTTGCCCACAGCCTCAGGAACAGCCCAGACTGGGGAGCTGTGGTCCTTCTCCACAG GAAGGAGGGTGATTCTGAGTTCATGAACATCATTGCCAATGAGGTTGGGTCagag GAGACCCTCCTGTTCTTAACTGTGGGAGATGAAAAAGGTGCTGGACTCTTCTTACTGGCAGGGCCAGCTGAAGCTGTGGAGACCCTGGGGCCCAG GGTGGCTGAGGTCTTGGAAGGCAAAGGTGCGGGGAAGAAGGGCCGTTTCCAGGGCAAGGCCACCAAGATGAGCCGGAGGGCAGAAGTGCAGGCGCTCCTGCAGGATTATGTCAGCACGCAGAGCTCTGAGGAGTGA